One genomic segment of Longimicrobium sp. includes these proteins:
- the rpsD gene encoding 30S ribosomal protein S4, with protein CRREGQKLFLKGTKCFTDKCPVERRPYAPGQHGQSGGGRRKKTSEYAHQLREKQKVKRIYGMAEKPFRNMFEKAAHQTGITGENLLVALESRLDNVVYRMGFGSTRKEARQLIRHGHVQVNGGKLDVPSAQVHPGDEVRIAPKSKDILPVQASLASKTKPSNVGWLAVDEGSRTGRMLTRPTRADIPLAVQEQLIVELYSK; from the coding sequence TGCCGCCGCGAGGGGCAGAAGCTGTTCCTGAAGGGCACCAAGTGCTTCACCGACAAGTGCCCCGTCGAGCGCCGTCCCTACGCCCCCGGCCAGCACGGCCAGTCGGGCGGTGGACGCCGAAAGAAGACCTCCGAGTACGCCCACCAGCTGCGTGAAAAGCAGAAGGTGAAGCGCATTTACGGGATGGCCGAGAAGCCGTTCCGCAACATGTTCGAGAAGGCCGCCCACCAGACGGGCATCACCGGCGAGAACCTGCTGGTGGCCCTGGAGAGCCGTCTGGACAACGTGGTGTACCGCATGGGCTTCGGCAGCACCCGCAAGGAGGCCCGGCAGCTCATCCGTCACGGCCACGTGCAGGTGAACGGCGGAAAGCTGGACGTTCCGAGCGCCCAGGTGCACCCGGGCGACGAGGTTCGCATCGCGCCGAAGAGCAAGGACATCCTGCCCGTGCAGGCGTCGCTGGCTTCGAAGACCAAGCCCAGCAACGTGGGCTGGCTGGCGGTGGACGAGGGCTCGCGCACCGGCCGCATGCTGACCCGCCCCACGCGCGCGGACATTCCGCTCGCGGTGCAGGAGCAGCTCATCGTCGAGCTCTACAGCAAGTAA